One region of Flavobacterium sp. KACC 22763 genomic DNA includes:
- the rplC gene encoding 50S ribosomal protein L3 has product MSGLIGKKIGMTSIFDENGKNIPCTVIEAGPCVVTQVRTNEVDGYEALQLGFDDKNEKHSTKAALGHFKKAGTVAKKKVVEFQDFATEQKLGDLIDVTIFEEGEFVDVQGVSKGKGFQGVVKRHGFGGVGQATHGQHNRLRAPGSVGASSYPSRVFKGMRMAGRMGGENVKVQNLRVLKVVAEKNLLVVKGCVPGHKNSYVIIQK; this is encoded by the coding sequence ATGTCTGGGTTAATTGGTAAGAAAATCGGCATGACTAGTATTTTCGACGAAAACGGGAAAAACATTCCTTGTACAGTAATCGAAGCTGGTCCATGCGTTGTTACCCAAGTCAGAACCAACGAGGTTGACGGGTATGAAGCGTTGCAACTTGGTTTCGATGACAAAAACGAGAAACATTCTACTAAAGCTGCTTTAGGGCACTTTAAAAAAGCTGGAACTGTTGCTAAGAAAAAAGTCGTTGAATTCCAAGATTTTGCAACTGAACAAAAATTAGGAGATCTTATTGATGTTACTATTTTTGAAGAAGGAGAATTTGTAGATGTACAAGGTGTGTCTAAAGGTAAAGGTTTCCAAGGTGTTGTTAAACGTCACGGTTTTGGTGGGGTTGGACAAGCTACTCATGGTCAGCACAACCGTTTAAGAGCGCCGGGTTCTGTAGGAGCTTCTTCTTATCCATCTAGAGTATTCAAAGGAATGCGTATGGCTGGAAGAATGGGAGGAGAAAATGTAAAAGTTCAAAACCTTAGAGTTTTAAAAGTAGTTGCTGAAAAGAATCTACTTGTTGTTAAAGGATGTGTTCCTGGGCACAAAAACTCTTATGTAATCATTCAGAAGTAA
- the rpsJ gene encoding 30S ribosomal protein S10 yields MSQKIRIKLKSYDHMLVDKSAEKIVKTVKTTGAVVTGPIPLPTHKKLFTVLRSPHVNKKAREQFEVMSYKRLIDIYSSSSKTIDALMKLELPSGVEVEIKV; encoded by the coding sequence ATGAGTCAAAAAATCAGAATAAAACTAAAATCTTACGATCACATGTTGGTAGATAAATCTGCTGAAAAGATCGTAAAAACAGTAAAAACTACTGGAGCGGTTGTAACAGGTCCAATTCCGTTGCCAACTCACAAAAAACTTTTCACTGTATTGCGTTCTCCGCACGTTAACAAAAAAGCGAGAGAGCAATTTGAAGTAATGTCATACAAGAGATTGATTGATATTTATTCATCTTCATCTAAAACTATTGATGCTTTAATGAAACTTGAATTGCCAAGTGGTGTTGAAGTAGAGATAAAAGTATAA